From one Oxyura jamaicensis isolate SHBP4307 breed ruddy duck chromosome 15, BPBGC_Ojam_1.0, whole genome shotgun sequence genomic stretch:
- the GRK3 gene encoding beta-adrenergic receptor kinase 2 has protein sequence MQKYLEERGELTFDKIFHQKIGFLLFKDYCMNEIDEAVPQLKFYEEIKEYEKLDSEDERLTRSRQIYDTYIMKELLSCSHPFSKQAVDHVQTHLAKKQVPASLFQPYIEEICDSLRGKIFQKFMESDKFTRFCQWKNVELNIHLTMNDFSVHRIIGRGGFGEVYGCRKADTGKMYAMKCLDKKRIKMKQGETLALNERIMLSLVSTGDCPFIVCMTYAFHTPDKLCFILDLMNGGDLHYHLSQHGVFSEKEMRFYATEIILGLEHMHNRFVVYRDLKPANILLDEHGHVRISDLGLACDFSKKKPHASVGTHGYMAPEVLQKGTAYDSSADWFSLGCMLFKLLRGHSPFRQHKTKDKHEIDRMTLTVNVELPDSFSPELKSLLEGLLQRDVSKRLGCQGRSAQEVKEHPFFKGIDWQQVYLQKYPPPLIPPRGEVNAADAFDIGSFDEEDTKGIKLLDSDQELYKNFPLVISERWQQEVAETVYDAVNADTDKIEARKRAKNKQLGHEEDYALGKDCIMHGYMLKLGNPFLTQWQRRYFYLFPNRLEWRGEGESRQNLLTMEQIVSVEETQIKDKKCILLRIKGGKQFVLQCESDPEFVQWKKELTEAFTEAQRLLRRAPKFLNKSRSTVVELSKPPLSHRNSNGL, from the exons gatttttgctttttaaagactATTGCATGAACGAAATCGATGAAGCTGTCCCTCAGCTGAAATTTTATGAAGAG ATAAAAGAATATGAGAAACTGGATTCTGAGGATGAGCGTTTGACCAGAAGTCGGCAGATTTACGACACTTACATCATGAAAGAGCTCCTGTCGTGTTCGCAC ccTTTCTCGAAACAAGCTGTAGATCATGTACAAACACATTTAGCCAAGAAACAAGTGCCAGCCAGCCTTTTTCAG CCATATATAGAAGAAATTTGTGATAGCCTCcgaggaaaaatatttcaaaaattcatGGAAAG tGACAAGTTTACTAGATTCTGTCAATGGAAAAATGTGGAGCTAAATATTCAT CTGACCATGAATGATTTTAGTGTACATAGAATAATTGGAAGAGGGGGATTTGGTGAAGTGTATGgttgcagaaaagcagacacTGGAAAAAT GTATGCAATGAAATGTTTAGATAAGAAGAGAATCAAGATGAAGCAAGGAGAAACATTAGCCTTAAATGAAAGAATTATGCTGTCTCTTGTCAGTACAGGA GACTGTCCTTTTATAGTGTGTATGACCTATGCCTTCCACACCCCTGACAAACTCTGTTTCATTCTGGACCTGATGAATG GAGGAGATTTGCACTACCACCTCTCCCAGCACggagtattttctgaaaaagaaatgaggttTTATGCTACTGAAATCATCCTGGGTTTAGAACACATGCACAATCGCTTTGTTGTATACAGAGACCTAAAG CCTGCAAATATCTTGTTGGATGAACATGGGCACGTAAGGATATCAGATCTTGGGTTGGCCTGtgatttttccaaaaagaaGCCACATGCTAGTGT AGGTACCCACGGGTACATGGCTCCAGAGGTGCTCCAGAAGGGAACAGCATATGACAGCAGTGCGGACTGGTTCTCGTTAGGCTGCATGCTTTTCAAACTTCTGAGAGG TCACAGTCCTTTCAGACAGCACAAAACCAAAGATAAGCATGAGATCGACCGGATGACGCTCACCGTG AATGTGGAGTTACCAGATTCGTTTTCTCCTGAACTAAAATCCCTTTTGGAAGGGCTCCTGCAACGGGATGTTAGCAAGAGACTTGGATGCCAAGGAAGAAG tgcACAAGAAGTAAAAGAACATCCTTTCTTCAAAGGGATTGATTGGCAGCAAGTGTATTTACAAAAG TATCCTCCACCATTGATCCCTCCCCGGGGAGAAGTAAATGCAGCAGACGCTTTTGATATTGGGTCATTTGATGAAGAGGACACTAAAGGCATTAAG CTGCTTGATAGTGACCAGGAATTATATAAGAACTTCCCTCTGGTAATATCGGAGCGTTGGCAGCAAGAAGTAGCAGAAACTGTTTATGATGCAGTAAATGCAGACACAGATAAAATTGAGGCCAGAAAAAGGGCTAAAAATAAGCAGCTTGGCCATGAGGAAG ATTATGCACTTGGGAAGGATTGTATCATGCATGGATACATGCTGAAATTGGGGAACCCATTCTTGACTCAGTGGCAGCGTCGTTACTTTTACCTCTTCCCAAACAGACTTGAATGGCGAGGAGAAGGAGAGTCACGG CAAAACCTGTTGACAATGGAACAAATAGTATCTGTTGAAGAAACACAAATTAAAGATAAGAAATGCATCTTACTGAGaattaaaggaggaaaacagtttGTCCTACAGTGTGAG AGTGACCCAGAATTTGTTCAGTGGAAAAAAGAGCTGACAGAAGCTTTTACTGAGGCACAGAGGTTGCTGCGCCGGGCTCCAAAGTTTCTCAATAAATCTCGCTCAACAGTTGTAGAGCTTTCAAAGCCACCGCTCAGCCACAGGAATAGCAATGGTCTGTAG